In one Pygocentrus nattereri isolate fPygNat1 chromosome 21, fPygNat1.pri, whole genome shotgun sequence genomic region, the following are encoded:
- the si:ch73-303b9.1 gene encoding uncharacterized protein si:ch73-303b9.1 has translation MEEERGRADGAKNFEGPSSWSELDKGFLTDCSLSALSIEGIHLKPPKGIVVEYSDGSPAPPAPFNPSLGVLSPLNAPGKSCLLSPSSTLAAGLNSLIEGKSSTPYERVTFQKPVLVSSLDLSCIDLTASHPPWEVSLIRPTLESPKPCLDSSKLESTWSPSYQLVPPALADISSLIWSGTPTSKSAIEEFQRSSKESTFQDSNLRHAVLELAEEQQKSLARNFAT, from the exons ATGGAGGAAGAGCGAGGTAGAGCTG atGGTGCTAAGAACTTTGAGGGCCCTTCTTCTTGGTCAGAGCTGGACAAAGGCTTCCTCACAGACTGCAGTCTGTCCGCTTTGTCCATTGAGGGAATCCATTTGAAGCCACCCAAAGGAATTGTTGTGGAGTATTCGGATGGCAGTCCTGCCCCGCCTGCTCCTTTTAACCCCTCTTTGGGTGTTTTGTCACCTTTGAATGCCCCCGGTAAGAGCTGCCTGCTGTCTCCAAGCAGCACCCTGGCTGCTGGCCTTAACAGTTTGATCGAGGGCAAGTCCTCCACGCCTTATGAGAGGGTTACGTTCCAAAAACCTGTTCTGGTTAGCTCGCTGGACCTGTCCTGCATTGACCTGACCGCCTCTCACCCTCCGTGGGAAGTCTCGCTCATCAGGCCCACCTTGGAGAGCCCAAAGCCATGTTTGGACTCCAGCAAGTTGGAGTCAACATGGAGCCCCAGTTACCAGTTGGTTCCCCCAGCGCTGGCAGACATCTCCTCGCTCATCTGGTCTGGGACACCAACTAGTAAATCTGCCATTGAGGAGTTTCAGAGGTCAAGTAAGGAATCCACATTCCAGGATTCGAACCTGCGCCATGCTGTTTTGGAGCTTGCGGAGGAGCAGCAGAAGAGCCTGGCCAGAAACTTTGCAACCTAA